From Caretta caretta isolate rCarCar2 chromosome 14, rCarCar1.hap1, whole genome shotgun sequence, the proteins below share one genomic window:
- the PRKAR1A gene encoding cAMP-dependent protein kinase type I-alpha regulatory subunit produces the protein MAASSSNTSEEERSLRECELYVQKHNIQQLLKDCIVQLCTVRPERPMGFLREYFERLEKEEAKQLLNQQKSGSRSDSREDEISPPPPMNPVVKGRRRRGAISAEVYTEEDAASYVRKVIPKDYKTMAALAKAIEKNVLFAHLDDNERSDIFDAMFPVTYIAGETVIQQGDEGDNFYVVDQGEMDVYVNNEWATNVGEGGSFGELALIYGTPRAATVKAKTNVKLWGIDRDSYRRILMGSTLRKRKMYEEFLSKVSILESLDKWERLTVADALEPVQFEDGQKIVVQGEPGDEFFIILEGTAAVLQRRSENEEFVEVGRLAPSDYFGEIALLMNRPRAATVVARGPLKCVKLDRPRFERVLGPCSDILKRNIQQYNSFVSLSV, from the exons ATGGCAGCCTCTAGCAGCAACACCAGTGAGGAGGAGCGTAGCCTCAGAGAATGTGAACTCTATGTCCAAAAACACAACATCCAGCAGCTTCTGAAGGACTGCATTGTACAGCTATGTACAGTTCGACCCGAGAGACCCATGGGATTCCTCAGGGAATATTTTGAAAGATTGGAGAAG GAGGAAGCAAAACAGTTGTTGAATCAACAGAAATCTGGGTCACGCTCAGACTCGCGTGAGGATGAaatctcccctcctccacctATGAACCCTGTGGTTAAGGGCCGAAGAAGGCGTGGGGCCATCAGTGCAGAAGTCTACACAGAAGAGGATGCTGCATCTTACGTTAGAAAG GTTATTCCTAAAGATTACAAGACTATGGCTGCTTTGGCTAAAGCAATTGAGAAGAATGTGCTATTTGCCCATCTTGATGATAACGAAAGAAG TGACATCTTTGATGCTATGTTCCCAGTCACCTATATTGCAGGCGAGACTGTCATACAGCAAG GTGATGAAGGAGATAACTTCTATGTTGTCGATCAAGGAGAAATGGAT GTATACGTGAACAACGAGTGGGCAACCAATGTTGGTGAAGGTGGCAGCTTTGGAGAACTTGCCCTGATTTATGGAACACCCAGAGCAGCAACtgtcaaagcaaaaacaaatgtgaaattgtggggTATTGACCGAGACAGCTATAGAAGAATCCTTatg ggcaGTACATTGAGAAAGAGAAAGATGTATGAAGAATTCCTTAGTAAAGTATCTATATTGG AATCTCTGGACAAGTGGGAGCGTCTCACTGTAGCTGATGCCTTGGAACCGGTACAATTTGAGGATGGACAGAAAATTGTGGTGCAGGGAGAGCCAGGAGATGAGTTCTTCATTATCTTAGAG ggCACCGCTGCAGTGTTACAGCGGAGGTCGGAGAATGAAGAATTTGTTGAAGTGGGCAGACTGGCACCTTCTGATTATTTTG GTGAAATAGCTCTATTGATGAACCGTCCTCGTGCTGCCACAGTCGTTGCTCGTGGCCCCTTGAAATGTGTAAAGCTTGACCGACCCCGATTTGAGCGTGTCCTGGGTCCGTGCTCAGATATTCTCAAACGAAACATCCAGCAGTACAACAGCTTTGTATCcctgtctgtctga